Proteins encoded within one genomic window of Halomonas sp. YLGW01:
- a CDS encoding NAD(P)H-dependent oxidoreductase: MSEPTPIAVIVGSLRQASFNRLAAQALIDLSPASLNMAMVEIGNLPLYNQDFDDDSPASYQLFRAQLRAAGGYVFVTPEHNRSMPAALKNALDIGSRPARENAWAGKPGAVISGSPSLMGGFGASHHLRQVLVNLDVACMPQPETYLSRVQELFDEHGQPTERCRDYLQRFLNGYAQWVKRISP, encoded by the coding sequence ATGAGTGAGCCCACGCCCATTGCCGTCATCGTCGGCAGCCTGCGCCAGGCATCGTTCAATCGCCTGGCGGCCCAGGCCCTGATCGATCTCTCCCCCGCCTCGCTGAACATGGCGATGGTGGAGATCGGCAACCTGCCGCTCTATAACCAGGACTTCGATGACGACTCGCCGGCCTCCTACCAGCTGTTTCGCGCCCAGCTCCGCGCGGCCGGGGGCTATGTGTTCGTCACTCCGGAGCACAACCGCTCGATGCCCGCGGCACTGAAGAACGCCCTGGACATCGGTTCCCGCCCGGCCAGGGAGAATGCCTGGGCCGGCAAGCCCGGCGCCGTGATCAGCGGCTCGCCCTCGCTGATGGGTGGCTTCGGCGCCAGCCATCACCTGCGCCAGGTGCTGGTCAACCTGGATGTGGCCTGCATGCCCCAGCCGGAGACCTATCTGAGCCGGGTCCAGGAGCTGTTCGACGAGCACGGCCAGCCCACCGAGCGCTGTCGCGACTATCTGCAACGTTTCCTGAACGGCTATGCCCAGTGGGTCAAGAGGATCTCTCCATGA
- a CDS encoding pirin family protein, which translates to MSNTDQHPDASNSRDCPLVHGERVCQRIRARGTDVGGIPVARALPTRERRRIGAWCFLDHIGPVEIPEGAPGLRVGPHPHIGLQTFTWMIEGELLHRDSLSSAQPIRPGQVNLMTAGRGIAHTEESLQDTRRLHAAQLWIALPRVDACTSPRFDHYPVLPRWNHAGMTLTLLAGELLGHRAPTLAFSELMGLEIYSPVASEVTLSLDTRFEYGLLVLVGEMEIGKSKSGENESKGNKSAKNAHDGDKSGGERFAPNELAYLGQGRDRLTIKTAPGSRALLLGGEPDDEEILIWWNFVGRSRDEIIRAQQDWESGSERFPPVPGFQGPRLDPPPLPWKAEEPTVRAPKVPPDQSAE; encoded by the coding sequence ATGAGCAACACCGACCAACACCCTGACGCTTCCAACTCCCGCGACTGCCCGCTGGTCCATGGCGAGCGGGTCTGCCAGCGGATCAGGGCCCGGGGCACCGATGTCGGCGGCATTCCGGTGGCAAGGGCCCTGCCGACCCGGGAGCGCCGGCGCATCGGCGCCTGGTGTTTCCTCGATCACATCGGCCCGGTGGAGATCCCCGAGGGCGCGCCGGGCCTGCGGGTGGGGCCGCACCCGCACATCGGCCTGCAGACCTTCACCTGGATGATCGAGGGCGAGCTGTTGCATCGCGACAGCCTGAGCTCGGCGCAGCCGATCCGCCCCGGCCAGGTCAACCTGATGACCGCGGGGCGCGGCATCGCCCACACCGAGGAGTCGCTGCAGGACACCCGGCGTCTGCATGCGGCCCAGCTATGGATCGCCCTGCCAAGGGTCGATGCCTGCACCTCGCCACGCTTCGATCACTACCCGGTGTTGCCGCGCTGGAATCATGCCGGCATGACGCTGACTCTGCTGGCCGGCGAGCTCCTCGGCCATCGGGCGCCGACCCTGGCCTTCTCCGAGCTGATGGGACTGGAGATCTACAGCCCGGTCGCCAGCGAGGTGACCCTGTCCCTCGACACCCGCTTCGAATACGGCCTGCTGGTCCTGGTGGGCGAGATGGAGATCGGCAAGAGCAAAAGCGGTGAAAACGAGAGCAAAGGGAATAAAAGCGCTAAGAACGCGCACGATGGAGACAAAAGTGGCGGCGAGCGTTTCGCCCCCAACGAGCTGGCCTATCTGGGTCAGGGACGCGACCGCCTGACGATCAAGACTGCGCCCGGCAGCCGGGCGTTGCTGCTGGGCGGCGAACCCGATGACGAGGAGATCCTGATCTGGTGGAACTTCGTCGGCCGCAGCCGCGACGAGATCATCCGCGCCCAGCAGGACTGGGAATCCGGCAGCGAGCGCTTCCCCCCGGTGCCCGGCTTTCAGGGGCCGCGCCTCGATCCCCCACCGCTGCCCTGGAAGGCCGAGGAACCGACTGTCCGCGCGCCGAAGGTCCCGCCGGATCAGTCTGCCGAATGA
- a CDS encoding magnesium transporter CorA family protein — protein sequence MIRTLLLDTDGQSHIGGEELIARWHEQPDSRIWIDLQSSASDEQQALLEAFDCHPLAIIDAQRERHPPKVEEFETHTLIIYRGISSFDAELNYAPQQVAFFIGERYLISLHPSLAMSIDRMWGQDGSKLLAKSPGQLALKIMHLSAGFYLESLLEFETQLSDLEDGLIEAGNDGLMKRIISYKSRLVKMRRVFNYHQAITQELMAYDYDHLPREEADTLHAVNDVHERFERLHSLTQMYYDICGDLVDGYISISSHQLNITMRVLTVITAIFVPLGFLAGLYGMNFAYIPELGYQYGYFVLLGAMAVIATSLIWLFRRKGWM from the coding sequence ATGATTCGCACTCTATTGCTCGACACCGACGGCCAGTCCCACATCGGTGGCGAAGAGCTGATCGCCCGCTGGCATGAACAACCGGACAGCCGCATCTGGATCGACCTGCAGAGCAGCGCATCCGACGAGCAGCAGGCGCTGCTCGAGGCCTTCGACTGCCACCCGCTGGCGATTATCGATGCCCAGCGGGAGCGCCACCCCCCCAAGGTCGAGGAGTTCGAGACCCATACCCTGATCATCTACCGAGGGATCTCGTCCTTCGATGCGGAGCTCAACTATGCGCCGCAGCAGGTGGCCTTCTTCATCGGCGAGCGCTACCTGATCAGCCTGCACCCGAGCCTGGCCATGAGCATCGACCGGATGTGGGGACAGGATGGCAGCAAGCTGCTGGCGAAATCGCCCGGTCAGCTGGCACTCAAGATCATGCACCTCTCGGCGGGTTTCTATCTCGAGAGCCTGCTCGAGTTCGAGACCCAGCTCAGCGATCTCGAGGATGGGCTGATCGAGGCCGGCAACGACGGCCTGATGAAGCGGATCATCAGCTATAAGTCACGGCTGGTGAAGATGCGCCGGGTCTTCAATTACCACCAGGCGATCACTCAGGAGCTGATGGCCTACGACTACGATCATCTGCCCCGGGAAGAGGCCGACACCCTGCACGCCGTCAATGACGTACACGAGCGTTTCGAGCGCCTGCACAGCCTGACCCAGATGTACTACGACATCTGCGGTGACCTGGTGGATGGCTATATCTCCATCTCGTCGCACCAGCTCAACATCACCATGCGCGTGCTCACCGTGATCACCGCCATCTTCGTGCCTCTCGGCTTCCTGGCCGGGCTCTATGGCATGAACTTCGCCTATATTCCGGAACTCGGCTATCAATATGGCTACTTCGTCCTGCTTGGCGCGATGGCCGTGATTGCCACCAGCCTGATCTGGCTCTTCCGCCGCAAGGGCTGGATGTAG